From the genome of Nicotiana sylvestris chromosome 2, ASM39365v2, whole genome shotgun sequence, one region includes:
- the LOC138886172 gene encoding uncharacterized protein, producing MIWVKGLPFKIAFFMWKVWKTKLPLDDFLKRIGYCMPSKCWCCVQPDEESLQHLFIRSETAKTTWKYFLSRAGIDVEGLTLHQAITKCWTANVCLRLKPVMQALPSCVVWELWKRRNSMKYGEAVTTSRVIYQVSSNIQALVKVRKPGMDMVPHKWQDLLAMMENFTPKLKVTKVMWEFPSAGWLKVNTDGASRGNPGRSSIGFCIRNEKGDIVKSVGKEIEETTNTVAEAKAMVEALRFCRSHQFSHVWLQTDSMLLKKIMDRIWKPPWIISEQVEEMMQLMNGSHYKVTHIHREDNKLADHLANYVLDYGEIECQQFCHLDAQGRRLVNEDKLQCPNLRVKVNRR from the coding sequence ATGATTTGGGTAAAGGGActgccttttaaaatagcatttttCATGTGGAAAGTGTGGAAAACAAAGCTACCTTTAGATGATTTCCTGAAAAGGATAGGTTACTGCATGCCATCAAAATGTTGGTGTTGTGTACAGCCTGACGAGGAATCTCTTCAGCACTTGTTTATTAGATCAGAAACTGCAAAGACAACTTGGAAGTATTTTCTATCAAGGGCAGGAATAGATGTGGAGGGACTTACATTGCACCAAGCAATCACAAAATGTTGGACTGCAAATGTGTGCTTAAGATTAAAACCAGTAATGCAAGCACTCCCCTCATGCGTCGTCTGGGAACtttggaaaagaagaaatagtatGAAGTATGGGGAGGCGGTGACAACTAGCAGGGTGATTTATCAAGTTTCATCAAATATACAGGCTTTGGTGAAAGTGAGAAAGCCTGGGATGGACATGGTACCTCACAAATGGCAAGATCTATTAGCTATGATGGAAAACTTCACTCCTAAACTTAAGGTTACAAAAGTCATGTGGGAATTTCCAAGTGCAGGATGGCTAAAAGTTAATACGGATGGTGCATCGAGAGGAAATCCAGGCAGGAGCTCAATAGGTTTTTGTATAAGGAATGAAAAGGGTGACATAGTTAAGTCAGTAGGGAAAGAGATTGAGGAGACAACAAACACAGTAGCTGAAGCGAAGGCCATGGTAGAAGCACTAAGGTTCTGCAGATCGCATCAATTCTCACATGTATGGCTTCAAACTGACTCaatgttattaaaaaaaattatggataggatctggaaaccaccatggatcatTTCTGAGCAGGTAGAGGAAATGATGCAACTAATGAATGGGAGCCATTACAAAGTTACACATATTCATAGGGAGGACAACAAGCTGGCAGACCACTTGGCTAATTATGTTTTAGATTATGGAGAAATAGAATGCCAACAATTCTGCCATCTAGATGCACAAGGAAGGAGGTTGGTTAATGAAGATAAGCTGCAATGTCCAAATCTAAGGGTGAAGGTGAACAGGAGATAG